The Odocoileus virginianus isolate 20LAN1187 ecotype Illinois chromosome 3, Ovbor_1.2, whole genome shotgun sequence genome includes a window with the following:
- the LOC110122561 gene encoding olfactory receptor 7E178-like — MGLSDDPELQPFLFGLFLSMYLVTVLGNLLIILAVSSDPYLHTPMYFFLSNLSFVDIGFISTTVPKMMVNIQSHSRVISYAGCLTQMSIFILFGGMDCMLLSVMAYDRFVAICHPLHYQVIMNPCTCCKLISVSFFVSLLNSQVQNLIVLQLTCFKDVKISNFFCDPSQLLNFTCSDMLTNNIVMYFVGAIFGFIPFSGIFFSYCKILSSILRVHSSGRKYKAFSTCGSHLAVVCLFYGTGLGVCLSSAISQSPRKDAVASVVYTVVTPMLNPFIYSLRNQDIKRAMWRFLRKII; from the coding sequence ATGGGTCTTTCAGATGATCCAGAACTTCAGCCTTTCCTCTTTGGACTCTTCCTATCCATGTACCTGGTCACCGTGCTGGGAAACCTGCTCATCATTCTGGCAGTCTCCTCTGATCCCTACcttcacacccccatgtacttcttcctctccaacctaTCCTTTGTGGATATAGGTTTCATCTCCACCACGGTCCCCAAGATGATGGTGAACATCCAGTCTCACAGCAGAGTCATCTCCTATGCAGGCTGCCTGACACAGATGTCCATTTTTATCCTCTTTGGAGGGATGGATTGTATGCTTTTgtctgtgatggcctatgacagGTTTGTGGCCATCTGTCACCCACTGCACTACCAGGTCATCATGAACCCATGCACCTGTTGCAAATTaatttcagtgtctttttttgttAGCCTTTTGAACTCCCAAGTGCAGAATTTGATTGTGTTACAACTTACCTGCTTCAAGGATGTGAAAATATCTAATTTCTTCTGTGACCCTTCTCAACTGCTCAACTTTACCTGTTCTGACATGCTCACAAATAATATAGTCATGTATTTTGTTGGTGCCATTTTTGGTTTTATTCCTTTCTCTGGAATCTTTTTCTCTTACTGTAAAATTCTTTCCTCCATTCTGAGAGTTCACTCATCAGGTAGGAAATacaaagccttctccacctgtggctCTCACCTGGcagttgtttgcttattttatggAACAGGTCTTGGTGTGTGCCTCAGTTCAGCCATCTCACAATCCCCCAGGAAGGATGCAGTGGCCTCTGTGGTGTACACTGTGGTcacccccatgctgaaccccttcatctacagcctgaggaaccAAGACATCAAAAGGGCCAtgtggaggtttctcagaaaaataaTCTAA